A genome region from Nicotiana tabacum cultivar K326 chromosome 13, ASM71507v2, whole genome shotgun sequence includes the following:
- the LOC142168340 gene encoding uncharacterized protein LOC142168340 yields MVVDDLSDVANTEVNIGVTENSEIDPSDPLYLHPSDNPGAMLVFVPLSGVGYRSWRRSVLRGLSVKNKLGFIIGECKRPDPHSPMFRQWERCDDMVTSWILNSLSKAIAGSVEYANDAMET; encoded by the coding sequence ATGGTTGTTGATGATTTGAGCGATGTGGCTAACACAGAAGTGAACATCGGAGTTACAGAAAATTCCGAAATCGATCCAAGTGATCCCTTGTATCTGCACCCGTCGGATAATCCCGGTGCTATGCTTGTTTTCGTTCCCCTCAGTGGAGTTGGTTATCGTTCATGGAGGCGTAGTGTGTTGCGAGGTCTGTCAGTGAAAAATAAGTTAGGGTTTATAATTGGCGAATGCAAGCGTCCGGACCCTCACTCACCCATGTTTCGTCAATGGGAGCGATGTGATGACATGGTGACTTCATGGATCCTTAATTCTCTGTCAAAGGCAATCGCAGGCAGTGTTGAATATGCAAATGATGCTATGGAGACTTGA
- the LOC107787798 gene encoding U-box domain-containing protein 14, whose amino-acid sequence MDHEKEALINELTELIDAVSGLPECKNVSKRMYSSLVRRVKLLSPLVEEMKDSDIVEVGDEVVHGLELLRIALNSALEFLKSVNEGSKIFQALQMDTISLRFLNVTEQIEDALSHIPYNKLDISEEVREQIELVHTQFKRAKGKMESPDVQLVIDLAMAEREQDPESMIFKRLSEKLHLRTVNDLKKESLAIHDMVISSGGVPEECFETIAFLLRKLKDCAMTGNPEMDALEGDKSMIKHRSPVIPDDFRCPISLELMKDPVIVSTGQTYERSCIQKWLDAGHKTCPKTQQTLLHTALTPNYVLKSLIALWCENNGVELPKNQGNCRNKRSGAGGSDCDRAAIDALLQKLANGNPEQQRAAAGELRLLAKRNADNRVCIAEAGAIPLLVELLSSSDSRTQEHAVTALLNLSINESNKGTIVNAGAIPDIVDVLRNGSMEARENAAATLFSLSVVDENKVAIGAAGAIPALIDLLCQGTPRGKKDAATAIFNLSIYQGNKVRAVRAGIVPPLMRLLKDPGGGMMDEALAILAILASHQEGKAAIGQAEPIPILVEVIRTGSSRNRENAAAILWSLCTGDVQNLKVARDLGVEEVLKELSENGTDRAKRKAGSVLELLQRADAVDS is encoded by the exons ATGGATCATGAGAAAGAGGCCTTAATCAATGAGCTGACGGAGTTAATCGACGCCGTTTCAGGTTTGCCGGAGTGCAAGAATGTGTCTAAGAGGATGTACAGTAGTTTGGTGAGAAGGGTGAAGCTTTTGAGCCCTTTAGTTGAGGAAATGAAAGATAGTGATATTGTTGAGGTTGGAGATGAGGTGGTTCATGGGCTTGAGTTGTTGAGAATTGCTCTTAATTCAGCTTTGGAGTTTCTCAAATCTGTAAATGAAGGCAGTAAGATTTTCCAG GCTCTGCAGATGGACACCATATCACTAAGGTTCCTAAACGTAACAGAGCAAATTGAAGATGCACTAAGCCACATTCCTTACAATAAGCTTGATATATCCGAGGAAGTCCGAGAACAA ATTGAACTTGTGCATACTCAATTTAAAAGAGCAAAAGGAAAGATGGAATCACCAGATGTGCAACTGGTAATCGATTTAGCTATGGCAGAAAGGGAACAAGATCCTGAATCCATGATTTTTAAACGGCTGTCGGAGAAGCTGCATCTCAGGACCGTAAATGATCTAAAGAAGGAGTCACTCGCCATCCATGACATGGTCATTTCTAGTGGTGGAGTTCCCGAAGAGTGCTTTGAAACGATTGCGTTCCTCCTTAGAAAGCTAAAGGACTGCGCAATGACGGGGAATCCTGAAATGGATGCCCTTGAGGGTGACAAGAGTATGATTAAGCACAGATCCCCTGTCATTCCAGATGATTTCCGCTGTCCAATATCACTTGAGTTGATGAAAGATCCTGTTATTGTATCTACCGGACAG ACCTATGAAAGGTCTTGCATTCAAAAGTGGCTGGATGCAGGACACAAGACCTGCCCTAAGACTCAGCAGACATTGTTGCACACTGCGTTGACTCCAAACTATGTTTTGAAGAGCCTGATTGCCTTGTGGTGTGAGAACAATGGTGTTGAGCTGCCTAAAAACCAAGGAAATTGTAGGAACAAAAGGTCTGGAGCTGGTGGTTCGGACTGTGATCGTGCTGCTATTGATGCGTTGTTACAAAAACTTGCCAATGGTAATCCGGAACAGCAAAGAGCAGCTGCTGGTGAGCTCCGTTTGCTGGCCAAAAGAAATGCTGATAACAGAGTCTGCATTGCTGAAGCCGGAGCAATTCCTCTTCTTGTTGAACTGCTTTCCTCATCAGATTCTCGTACTCAGGAGCATGCTGTTACTGCACTCCTTAACCTATCCATAAATGAATCTAACAAGGGAACTATTGTAAATGCTGGTGCTATACCTGATATAGTAGATGTACTAAGAAATGGAAGCATGGAAGCAAGGGAAAATGCAGCCGCTACCCTTTTTAGTTTATCGGTGGTTGACGAAAACAAAGTGGCAATAGGAGCCGCTGGTGCTATCCCAGCGCTTATTGATTTGCTTTGTCAGGGAACTCCAAGGGGAAAGAAGGATGCAGCCACTGCTATATTCAACCTCTCAATCTATCAAGGAAACAAGGTAAGGGCAGTACGGGCAGGGATTGTGCCACCGCTAATGAGATTGCTCAAGGATCCCGGAGGTGGAATGATGGATGAAGCACTCGCAATATTGGCAATACTTGCAAGTCATCAGGAGGGTAAGGCCGCTATTGGCCAAGCAGAGCCAATCCCCATCTTAGTTGAGGTAATTAGGACAGGTTCTTCTCGGAACCGAGAAAATGCAGCAGCTATTTTGTGGTCTCTATGTACAGGTGATGTACAGAACTTAAAGGTAGCTAGGGATCTTGGAGTAGAAGAGGTACTGAAGGAACTGTCCGAGAATGGCACTGATAGAGCCAAAAGAAAAGCCGGAAGCGTTTTGGAACTTCTCCAACGAGCTGATGCAGTTGATTCATGA
- the LOC107787797 gene encoding SKP1-like protein 1 has protein sequence MATEGKKMVTLKSNDDKEFEVEEAAVIQSEMIKNMIEDGCATSVIPLPNIDSNTLSKVIEYLNKHITRDEDEDEDDDKDKGKEAETGDEEDLKEFDEKFVNMGWEELFDIIMAANYLNIHELMELCCQSAADRLKNKSVRAVREMLKITNDLTEEEEKEIINDAPWAFEGPEIDDTVN, from the exons atggCAACCGAGGGCAAGAAAATGGTGACATTAAAATCAAATGATGATAAGGAATTTGAAGTTGAAGAGGCTGCAGTTATTCAATCAGAAATGATCAAGAACATGATTGAAGATGGATGTGCTACTAGTGTTATTCCACTTCCAAATATTGATAGCAATACCCTAAGCAAAGTCATTGAGTATCTCAACAAGCACATTACTAGGGACGAAGACGAGGACGAGGATGATGACAAGGACAAAGGAAAGGAGGCGGAAACAG GTGATGAAGAAGATCTCAAGGAATTCGACGAGAAATTCGTGAACATGGGATGGGAAGAGCTTTTCGACATAATAATGGCTGCAAATTATTTGAACATTCACGAGTTGATGGAATTGTGTTGTCAATCTGCAGCTGATAGGTTGAAGAACAAGAGTGTTAGAGCAGTTCGTGAGATGTTAAAGATTACTAATGATCTtactgaagaagaagagaaagagattATTAATGATGCTCCTTGGGCATTTGAAGGACCTGAAATTGATGATACTGTTAATTAG